The Pollutimonas sp. M17 sequence CTGCGCCGAAATGCTGGGCGGATCCGGAGACCCCGATGGCCGCCACCACATTGCCCATCCGGTCAAAAATGGGGGCGGCTACGCCATGCACGTCGGCTCGAAATTCGCCCCGGTTGATGGCGACCCTGGATTGGCGTATTTCTCTCATTTCATCCAGGAATTGTTCTTCGCTTTTTTGAGGCGCAAAATTCTTGGCCATCGACGCTTTATAGAGCTCCTTCAGCTCCGAGTCGCCTTTGAAGGCCAGCATGGCTTTTCCCGTGGCCACCTGGAAAGCGGGCATCCTGCCTCCGATCTGGCTGTAGGCGCGAACGGGGTTGTCGCTGTCTATCTTGTGCAGGTACACGATTTCCATTTCTTCCAGGACGGATAAATGGACGCTTTCCCCGGTCTGCTCCATCAGGCTTTGCATCTCCGCTTCCGCCATGGACCGCAAGGTGGCGTGGCGCAGCATGGCCGACCCCAGTTTCCAGAGCTTGATGGATGCAATGTATTTCGAGGATTCGCTTTGAAATGCATAGTTGGCCTGAATCAGGGTCTGAAGCAATCGATGTGTCTTGCTTTTGCCCAGTTCCAGGGCGGCGGCAATCTCGGTGAGCGACATGGGGCGATCGGCGTAAGCCAGGTAATCCATGACTCTCAAGCCGTCCCGCAGTGTGTTGTTCATGATGCTATTTTCTTATTTCGATTCTGTATTTTAGAATTATTGTTATAAGTTACGGAATCCATAGAATGATGTCTCCAGTTCAATTTCTATCCGGATCACAGAAAAGCGGGCATTTCCCTGTCCGTTCATTATAAAGAGGAGACACCATGATCATCACTACGCACAGGTCCCGCCGGGCAGGCCGCTCCCCATTGGGGCGCGTCACACGGGGCGCCGTTTTCGCCGCGGCCATCGGATGCTTCGCCATGTCGGCGATGTCGACGGCCAGCGCGGAAACATACCCCGACAAGCCGATAAACCTCATCGTCTCGTATCCCGCCGGCGGCAGCGTCGACGTGTCGGCGCGGATCCTGCAGGATCCCTTGTCCAAGGCACTGGGACAGCCGGTGGTGGTGGAGAACAAGGGCGGCGCGGGCGGCACCATAGGCACGGCGATCGTTGCCAAGGCGAAGCCCGACGGCT is a genomic window containing:
- a CDS encoding IclR family transcriptional regulator encodes the protein MNNTLRDGLRVMDYLAYADRPMSLTEIAAALELGKSKTHRLLQTLIQANYAFQSESSKYIASIKLWKLGSAMLRHATLRSMAEAEMQSLMEQTGESVHLSVLEEMEIVYLHKIDSDNPVRAYSQIGGRMPAFQVATGKAMLAFKGDSELKELYKASMAKNFAPQKSEEQFLDEMREIRQSRVAINRGEFRADVHGVAAPIFDRMGNVVAAIGVSGSAQHFGADRLDFFAQEVKRSAGFIAEKLFGQPRNSPWP